One region of Mycobacterium riyadhense genomic DNA includes:
- a CDS encoding MaoC family dehydratase — protein MAGVVVTGKSVVQRGLWFEEFEIGTTYLHRPGRTITEADNVLFTTLTMNTQSLHLDAAWAAEQPGFRGERLVNSMFTLSTLVGLSVAQLTLGTIVANLGFSEVSFPKPVFHGDTLYAETICTGKRESKSRPGEGLVTLEHTGRNQHGEIVARAVRTTLVQKQPSKEA, from the coding sequence ATCGCTGGGGTTGTCGTGACCGGCAAATCGGTTGTGCAGCGCGGTTTGTGGTTTGAGGAATTCGAAATCGGCACGACATACCTGCACCGGCCCGGCCGCACCATCACCGAAGCCGACAACGTGTTGTTCACCACGCTGACGATGAACACCCAGTCGCTGCATCTCGACGCGGCGTGGGCCGCCGAACAGCCGGGGTTTCGTGGCGAGCGGCTAGTGAACTCGATGTTCACCCTGTCGACCCTGGTCGGGCTGTCGGTTGCTCAGCTGACGCTGGGCACCATCGTCGCTAACCTCGGCTTCTCCGAGGTGTCGTTTCCCAAGCCGGTGTTTCACGGTGACACCCTGTATGCGGAGACCATCTGTACCGGCAAGCGCGAGTCGAAAAGCCGGCCCGGTGAAGGGCTAGTCACGCTTGAGCACACCGGGCGTAACCAGCACGGCGAGATCGTCGCGCGCGCGGTGCGCACGACCCTGGTACAGAAGCAGCCGAGTAAGGAGGCGTGA
- a CDS encoding HpcH/HpaI aldolase/citrate lyase family protein — protein sequence MSLRDAGPGWLFCPADRPERFAKAAAAADVVILDLEDGVAVHEKPVARQALQDTPLDPAHTVVRINGAGTDEQARDLEALAGTAYTTVMLPKAESAEQVAALAPRDVIALVETARGALFAAEIAAAENTVGMMWGAEDLIATLGGSSSRRADGAYRDVTRHVRSTILLVASAFDRLALDAVHLDISDIEGLQEEALDAAAVGFDVTVCIHPSQVAVVRKAYRPGDEKLAWARRVLAASRNERGVFAFEGQMVDSPVLRHAEMLLRRAGESAPG from the coding sequence ATGAGCTTGCGCGACGCCGGTCCCGGGTGGCTGTTTTGCCCGGCCGACCGCCCCGAGCGCTTCGCAAAGGCCGCAGCCGCCGCCGACGTGGTGATTCTGGACCTCGAGGACGGCGTTGCCGTCCACGAGAAGCCCGTGGCCCGGCAGGCGCTGCAGGACACCCCGTTGGACCCGGCGCACACCGTCGTACGGATCAACGGGGCCGGCACCGATGAACAGGCACGTGACCTGGAGGCTCTGGCTGGCACGGCGTACACGACCGTGATGCTGCCGAAGGCCGAATCGGCCGAGCAGGTGGCCGCCCTTGCGCCACGCGATGTCATCGCCCTAGTGGAGACCGCGCGGGGTGCATTGTTCGCCGCCGAAATCGCCGCCGCCGAGAACACCGTGGGGATGATGTGGGGTGCCGAGGACCTGATCGCCACCCTGGGCGGCAGCTCCAGCCGTAGGGCCGACGGCGCGTATCGAGATGTGACCCGCCACGTGCGGTCGACGATCCTGTTGGTGGCATCCGCGTTCGACCGGCTTGCGCTCGACGCCGTACATCTGGACATCAGTGACATCGAGGGCTTGCAGGAGGAGGCGCTCGACGCCGCGGCGGTGGGCTTCGATGTGACCGTGTGCATTCACCCGAGCCAGGTCGCGGTGGTGCGCAAGGCATATCGGCCGGGCGACGAGAAGCTGGCCTGGGCGCGACGGGTTTTAGCCGCGTCACGAAACGAGCGTGGGGTGTTTGCGTTCGAAGGACAGATGGTCGACTCGCCGGTGCTGCGGCACGCGGAGATGCTGCTGCGCAGGGCGGGCGAATCCGCGCCGGGTTAA
- a CDS encoding dihydrolipoamide acetyltransferase family protein → MNADDRVKSFRVPDLGEGLEDVTVTSWEVAVGDDVELNQTLCTVETAKAEVEIPSPYSGRIVEIGGSTGDVGDVIKVGAMLVRIDTEPLNGDVKRQMPSGTNGEADVPTLVGYGADSSIDTSRRPSRPLAAPPARKLAKELTVDLTSLPQGSGAGGVITRADVLAAAHVEAADVRPVHGVQTRMAEKMALSHKEIPAAKASVEVACTELQRLSDRFRSVAPEITPFVLTLRLLVIALTHNEILNSTWVESPEGPQVHVHRGVHLGFGVATKRGLLVPVITDAHNKTTRELASRTAELITGAREGTLTPAELRGSTFTVSNFGALGVDDGVPVINHPEAAILGMGAIKPRPVAVGDEVVVRPTMTLTCVFDHRVADGAQVAQFVCELRDLIESPESALLDL, encoded by the coding sequence ATGAACGCCGACGACCGGGTCAAGTCGTTCCGGGTGCCAGACCTCGGTGAGGGACTGGAGGACGTGACGGTGACGTCCTGGGAGGTCGCCGTCGGTGACGACGTTGAACTCAACCAGACGTTGTGCACGGTGGAGACCGCCAAGGCCGAGGTCGAGATCCCGAGTCCGTACTCCGGCCGGATCGTCGAAATCGGCGGCTCGACAGGCGATGTCGGTGATGTGATCAAAGTCGGTGCGATGTTGGTCCGCATCGACACCGAGCCTTTGAATGGTGATGTGAAACGGCAGATGCCGTCGGGGACTAACGGCGAGGCCGACGTACCAACCCTGGTCGGTTACGGAGCAGACTCGAGCATCGATACCAGCCGACGCCCCAGCCGGCCGCTGGCCGCGCCTCCGGCGCGCAAGCTGGCCAAGGAGCTGACGGTTGACTTGACTTCGCTTCCTCAAGGGTCCGGGGCCGGCGGCGTGATCACCCGAGCGGACGTGCTGGCGGCCGCTCATGTCGAGGCGGCGGACGTGCGGCCGGTCCACGGCGTTCAGACTCGGATGGCCGAGAAAATGGCGTTGTCCCACAAAGAGATTCCTGCCGCGAAAGCCAGCGTTGAGGTTGCCTGCACCGAACTGCAGCGGCTGTCTGACCGGTTTCGTTCGGTTGCACCCGAGATCACACCGTTCGTACTGACGTTACGTCTCCTGGTTATCGCATTGACGCACAACGAGATTCTCAACTCGACCTGGGTCGAGTCGCCCGAGGGCCCGCAAGTGCACGTCCATCGTGGCGTGCACTTGGGCTTCGGTGTGGCCACCAAACGCGGACTGCTGGTCCCAGTGATCACCGACGCTCACAACAAGACCACTCGCGAACTAGCCAGCCGGACAGCCGAGTTGATCACCGGCGCTCGCGAGGGCACTCTCACGCCGGCGGAGCTGCGGGGTTCCACCTTCACCGTGTCAAACTTCGGCGCGCTGGGAGTGGACGACGGTGTCCCGGTGATCAACCATCCCGAAGCGGCGATCCTGGGCATGGGAGCGATCAAGCCGCGCCCGGTGGCCGTCGGCGACGAGGTCGTGGTGCGTCCGACGATGACGTTGACCTGCGTGTTCGACCACCGCGTCGCAGACGGTGCCCAGGTGGCTCAATTCGTTTGTGAGCTGCGGGATTTGATCGAGTCGCCCGAGTCCGCGCTGTTGGACCTGTAA
- a CDS encoding enoyl-CoA hydratase translates to MVESDLVLYSVDKRVALITVNDPDRRNAITDEISALLRGAVQRAEADPDVHAVVVTGAGKAFCAGADLSALGAGIDGPTESRLLRLYDGFMAVGNCVLPTVAAVNGPAVGAGLNLALAADVRIAGPAAMFDARFQKLGIHPGGGATWMLHRAVGPQVARAALLFGMRFDAESAVRHGVALSVADDPVAAALELAAAPAAAPREVVLATKATMRATASPGLLDNEQHDLAKRLELGPQAKSVQSPEFAARLAATKGQVRSK, encoded by the coding sequence ATGGTCGAATCCGATCTCGTCTTGTACAGCGTCGACAAGCGCGTCGCCCTGATCACCGTGAACGATCCGGACCGGCGCAACGCCATCACCGACGAGATCTCCGCCCTGCTGCGCGGCGCCGTGCAGCGGGCCGAAGCCGACCCCGATGTGCACGCAGTGGTGGTCACCGGCGCAGGCAAAGCATTTTGCGCCGGCGCGGATCTGAGCGCCCTCGGCGCCGGGATCGACGGCCCAACCGAGTCCCGATTGCTGCGGCTCTACGACGGATTCATGGCCGTTGGCAACTGCGTCCTACCGACCGTCGCGGCGGTCAATGGCCCGGCGGTTGGCGCCGGCCTGAACCTGGCACTGGCGGCCGACGTGCGCATCGCGGGACCCGCCGCAATGTTCGATGCCCGTTTCCAGAAGCTGGGGATCCATCCAGGCGGGGGTGCGACCTGGATGCTGCACCGGGCGGTAGGACCGCAGGTCGCGCGGGCGGCGCTGTTGTTCGGCATGCGTTTCGATGCCGAATCCGCTGTGCGCCACGGGGTCGCGCTCAGCGTTGCCGACGATCCCGTCGCCGCGGCACTCGAGCTGGCCGCGGCGCCCGCTGCGGCTCCACGCGAGGTAGTGCTGGCAACCAAGGCCACCATGCGCGCTACGGCCAGCCCCGGATTGCTCGACAACGAGCAACACGACCTCGCCAAGCGCTTAGAGCTTGGGCCACAAGCGAAATCGGTCCAGTCGCCGGAGTTCGCCGCACGATTGGCCGCTACCAAAGGGCAAGTGCGTAGCAAGTAG
- a CDS encoding acyl-CoA dehydrogenase family protein: MTTTIPAGALPKEYEELRDTVADFARSVVAPVSAKHDAEHSFPYEVVAKMGEMGLFGLPFPEEYGGMGGDYFALALALEELGKVDQSVAITLEAGVGLGAMPIFRFGTEEQKRKWLPDLTAGRALAGFGLTEPGAGSDAGSTRTTARLEGDEWIINGSKQFITNSGTDITSLVTVTAVTGSTGSPADGKKEISTIIVPSGTPGFIVEPVYNKVGWNASDTHPLTFDEARVPRENLLGARGTGYANFLSILDEGRIAIAALATGAAQGCVDESVKYAKERQSFGQSIGSYQAISFKIARMEARAHVARTAYYEAAAKMLAGKPFKKEAAIAKMISSEAAMDNARDATQIHGGYGFMNEYPVARHYRDSKVLEIGEGTTEVQLMLIARSLGLS; encoded by the coding sequence ATGACGACAACCATTCCCGCCGGGGCGCTACCCAAGGAATATGAGGAACTGCGCGACACGGTGGCCGATTTCGCGCGCAGCGTCGTTGCTCCGGTATCGGCCAAACACGATGCGGAGCATAGCTTCCCGTACGAGGTCGTCGCCAAGATGGGCGAGATGGGACTGTTCGGCTTGCCGTTCCCGGAGGAGTACGGCGGCATGGGCGGCGACTATTTCGCCCTGGCCCTGGCGCTCGAAGAGCTGGGCAAGGTGGACCAGTCGGTGGCGATCACCCTGGAGGCCGGGGTAGGCCTCGGCGCAATGCCGATCTTCCGCTTCGGCACCGAGGAGCAGAAGCGCAAGTGGTTGCCGGATCTGACCGCCGGGCGCGCGCTTGCCGGTTTCGGGCTCACCGAGCCGGGAGCGGGTTCGGATGCCGGCAGCACCCGTACCACGGCCCGTCTCGAGGGTGACGAATGGATCATCAACGGAAGCAAGCAGTTCATCACCAACTCCGGCACTGATATCACCTCGCTGGTTACCGTCACCGCCGTCACCGGGAGCACTGGAAGCCCAGCGGACGGCAAGAAGGAGATCTCGACGATCATCGTGCCCAGCGGCACACCGGGATTCATCGTCGAGCCGGTTTACAACAAGGTCGGCTGGAACGCCTCGGACACTCACCCGCTGACTTTCGACGAGGCCCGCGTCCCGCGGGAGAACCTGCTGGGCGCCCGCGGGACGGGGTATGCGAACTTCTTGTCCATCCTGGACGAGGGCCGGATTGCCATCGCCGCGCTGGCAACCGGGGCCGCGCAGGGCTGCGTGGATGAGAGCGTCAAGTACGCCAAGGAACGGCAGTCGTTCGGGCAATCGATCGGTTCGTATCAGGCGATCAGCTTCAAAATCGCACGAATGGAAGCACGTGCGCACGTCGCCCGCACCGCATACTACGAGGCGGCCGCAAAGATGTTGGCGGGCAAGCCGTTCAAGAAGGAGGCGGCGATCGCGAAGATGATCTCATCGGAGGCGGCGATGGACAACGCCCGCGATGCTACCCAGATCCACGGGGGATACGGCTTCATGAACGAATATCCGGTGGCGCGGCACTACCGTGACAGCAAGGTGCTCGAGATCGGTGAGGGGACTACCGAGGTGCAGCTGATGCTGATTGCGCGATCGCTGGGGTTGTCGTGA
- the bkdB gene encoding 3-methyl-2-oxobutanoate dehydrogenase subunit beta: MTQIADRPAHADEALTVEVADVARQLTMVQAINRALHDAMAADDRVLVFGEDVSAAGGVFRVTEGLAETFGEERCFDTPLAESALIGIAVGLALRGFVPVPEIQFDGFSYPALDQVVSHLAKYRSRTRGEVNMQVTVRIPSFGGIGAAEHHSESTESYWAHTAGLKVVVPSNPGDGYWLLRHAIACPDPVMYLEPKRRYQGRGIVDTSRPEPPIGHAMVRRPGADVTVITYGGLVATALSAAEDAEQQRGWSLEVIDLRSLVPLDFDTIAASIHRTGRCVVMHEGPRSLGYGAGLAARIQEEMFYELEAPVLRACGFDTPYPPARLERLWLPGPDRLLDCVERALALP, from the coding sequence GTGACTCAAATCGCCGATCGTCCGGCCCACGCCGACGAAGCACTCACGGTGGAGGTGGCGGACGTCGCTCGGCAGTTGACCATGGTGCAGGCGATCAACCGCGCACTACATGATGCGATGGCCGCCGACGACCGGGTCCTGGTGTTCGGCGAGGACGTTTCGGCAGCGGGTGGGGTGTTCCGGGTGACCGAGGGACTGGCCGAAACCTTTGGCGAGGAGCGGTGCTTCGACACGCCGCTGGCCGAGTCCGCGCTGATCGGCATCGCGGTCGGATTGGCGTTGCGTGGTTTTGTGCCGGTGCCCGAGATCCAGTTCGACGGCTTTTCCTATCCTGCGTTGGATCAGGTGGTCAGCCACCTCGCCAAGTATCGGAGTCGTACCCGCGGCGAGGTGAACATGCAGGTGACCGTGCGGATCCCGTCGTTTGGCGGCATTGGTGCGGCCGAACACCATTCGGAATCCACCGAGTCCTACTGGGCGCACACCGCCGGTTTGAAGGTGGTGGTCCCGTCCAACCCTGGCGACGGCTATTGGCTGCTGCGGCATGCCATCGCCTGCCCGGACCCGGTGATGTACCTGGAGCCCAAGCGGCGTTACCAGGGTCGGGGAATCGTCGACACGAGCAGGCCAGAACCTCCGATCGGACACGCGATGGTGCGCAGGCCGGGCGCCGACGTGACTGTCATAACCTACGGCGGTCTCGTCGCCACTGCCCTGTCCGCTGCGGAAGACGCTGAACAGCAACGCGGTTGGAGCCTGGAGGTCATCGACTTGCGGTCACTTGTCCCGTTGGATTTCGATACGATTGCCGCGTCGATCCATCGAACCGGGCGTTGCGTGGTGATGCATGAGGGTCCGCGAAGCCTGGGCTACGGCGCCGGCTTGGCCGCGCGCATCCAGGAGGAAATGTTCTACGAGCTGGAGGCTCCAGTATTGCGGGCGTGCGGTTTTGACACTCCGTACCCGCCGGCGCGGTTGGAGAGGTTGTGGTTGCCGGGTCCCGACCGGCTGCTGGATTGCGTCGAGCGCGCGCTGGCATTGCCATGA
- the pdhA gene encoding pyruvate dehydrogenase (acetyl-transferring) E1 component subunit alpha, giving the protein MAESSPKPMTVDLEPVQLVDPDGNPTAEPRYSRDLPEETLGWLYEMMVLTRELDIEFINLKRQGELALFASCRGQEAAQVGATACLRKTDWLFPQYRELGAYLVRGIPPGHVGAAWRGTWHGGLEFTKKCCAPISVPIGTQTLHAVGAAMAAQRLGEDSVTVAFLGDGATSEGDVHEALNFAGVFTTPCVFYVQNNQWAISMPVSKQTAAPSIAHKALGYGMPGIRVDGNDVLACYAVMAEAAARARSGGGPTLIEAVTYRLGAHTTADDPSRYRSQEEVDRWLALDPIPRYRTYLQAQGVWSERLEERVAARSRRTRTELRDAVFGAPDFDIDDVFTTVFAEITPGLQAQRQELRAELARTE; this is encoded by the coding sequence ATGGCGGAGAGCTCTCCAAAGCCGATGACTGTCGACCTGGAGCCGGTGCAACTGGTCGACCCGGACGGGAACCCGACCGCCGAACCTCGTTACAGCCGTGATCTTCCTGAGGAGACGCTGGGCTGGCTCTACGAGATGATGGTGCTCACTCGAGAACTGGACATCGAGTTCATCAATCTGAAGCGCCAAGGTGAATTGGCGCTGTTCGCCTCCTGCCGCGGCCAGGAGGCCGCCCAGGTCGGTGCGACAGCCTGTCTACGCAAGACCGACTGGCTGTTTCCCCAATACCGCGAGCTCGGCGCCTATCTCGTGCGCGGTATCCCTCCCGGACATGTAGGTGCCGCGTGGCGGGGTACCTGGCATGGCGGGCTGGAATTCACCAAGAAATGCTGCGCGCCGATCTCCGTACCGATCGGCACCCAGACCTTGCACGCCGTCGGCGCGGCGATGGCCGCCCAACGCCTCGGCGAGGATTCGGTGACGGTGGCCTTCCTTGGCGACGGCGCCACCAGCGAGGGTGACGTCCACGAGGCGTTGAACTTCGCGGGGGTGTTCACCACGCCGTGCGTGTTCTATGTGCAAAACAACCAGTGGGCCATCTCGATGCCGGTATCCAAGCAGACGGCTGCACCCTCTATCGCGCACAAGGCACTCGGCTACGGGATGCCTGGCATCCGGGTCGACGGCAACGACGTCCTGGCGTGCTACGCGGTGATGGCTGAAGCCGCCGCCCGGGCTCGGTCCGGTGGTGGCCCGACGTTGATCGAGGCGGTCACCTATCGACTAGGGGCGCACACCACCGCCGACGATCCGTCCCGGTACCGGAGCCAGGAGGAAGTGGATCGCTGGCTAGCGCTGGACCCCATTCCGCGCTACCGCACGTACTTGCAGGCCCAGGGCGTGTGGTCCGAACGGTTGGAGGAGCGAGTGGCCGCTCGATCAAGGCGGACGCGGACCGAACTGCGTGACGCTGTGTTCGGTGCGCCCGACTTCGACATCGATGACGTATTCACCACCGTGTTCGCCGAAATCACGCCCGGATTGCAAGCGCAGCGCCAAGAGTTGCGCGCCGAACTGGCCAGGACCGAGTGA
- a CDS encoding PE family protein — translation MSFVIAVPEAVSVAAADLASIGSTISSATAAAALPTAGVVAAAADEVSAAIAAIFGAHAQGFQALSSQAAAFHEQFVRALVAGAGSYAAADAVNAAPLQALEQGVLGAVNAPTQALLGRPIIGNGTNGTTPGEPGGAGGLLFGNGGNGAAGAAGQPGGAGGAAGLIGNGGTGGTGGAGAAGGAGGAGGWLYGNGGGGGTGGSGVAGVNGGIGAVGGNGGNAGLIGAGGAGGTGGAGLAGATGVNPTPGPAASTGTSPADVVGPGSQTGASGGTGGTGVGLTPTGGTGGEGASATSNSGTSVTATGGAGGSAGTSIEGGAGATGGAGGNATVSDFNGNAIGGNGANGTMGVAPGSAGGDGGNGGNATTIAGVGATKGGSGGSGGTGGTGASGGNGSAGGAGGAGGTGGTLFGNGGNGGVGGSGGVGGGGASGGAGGIGGDAGSATVDGTSSSPIILANGGAGGNGGAGGEGGTGGTGGAGGAGGNGGAAVGLFGNGGNGGNAGAGGAGGLGGVGGAGGDAGTGGNGNGVDGVATVGGAGGTGGNAGDGGTGGTGGVGGVPGGIGGRGGLLSGAVGTGGTAGPGGAGGSGGAGGTSVGTGGTSGTGALSPPPGVNGNPGINGADGAPG, via the coding sequence ATGTCGTTTGTGATCGCGGTGCCAGAGGCGGTGTCGGTAGCGGCAGCGGATTTGGCGAGCATCGGTTCCACGATCAGCTCGGCCACTGCGGCGGCGGCGTTGCCGACGGCGGGGGTGGTGGCCGCGGCCGCCGACGAGGTGTCGGCGGCGATTGCGGCGATCTTCGGTGCACACGCACAGGGGTTTCAGGCGCTCAGCAGTCAGGCGGCAGCGTTTCACGAGCAGTTCGTGCGGGCCCTGGTTGCGGGTGCGGGGTCATACGCGGCCGCCGATGCCGTCAACGCGGCACCGCTACAAGCGCTGGAGCAGGGTGTGCTGGGCGCGGTGAATGCGCCAACTCAGGCGCTGCTGGGGCGTCCGATAATCGGCAACGGCACCAACGGGACGACGCCGGGCGAGCCCGGCGGGGCGGGTGGCCTGTTGTTCGGTAATGGCGGTAACGGCGCGGCCGGCGCCGCCGGCCAGCCGGGCGGTGCCGGCGGCGCGGCGGGGTTGATCGGCAACGGCGGCACTGGTGGAACGGGCGGTGCCGGCGCGGCGGGCGGCGCTGGCGGGGCCGGTGGGTGGCTGTACGGCAACGGCGGTGGTGGCGGGACCGGCGGTAGCGGCGTGGCCGGCGTCAACGGCGGCATTGGAGCTGTGGGGGGCAACGGCGGCAACGCTGGCCTTATCGGCGCCGGGGGCGCCGGTGGTACCGGCGGGGCCGGACTAGCGGGGGCAACCGGTGTCAACCCCACCCCCGGCCCCGCAGCCAGCACCGGCACCAGTCCCGCGGATGTCGTCGGGCCGGGCAGCCAAACTGGTGCGAGCGGCGGCACCGGCGGCACCGGTGTTGGCCTCACTCCGACGGGCGGCACCGGCGGCGAAGGTGCCAGCGCGACATCCAACTCCGGTACCAGCGTCACGGCCACGGGCGGTGCCGGCGGCAGCGCCGGGACCTCCATCGAGGGCGGTGCTGGCGCTACCGGCGGCGCAGGGGGCAATGCGACGGTCAGTGATTTCAACGGCAACGCTATCGGCGGTAACGGTGCCAACGGAACCATGGGGGTGGCCCCCGGCAGCGCAGGCGGCGACGGCGGCAACGGCGGCAACGCGACCACGATTGCCGGCGTCGGTGCCACCAAGGGCGGTAGTGGCGGTTCCGGCGGCACCGGCGGCACTGGCGCTTCCGGCGGCAACGGTAGCGCTGGAGGGGCGGGCGGCGCGGGCGGCACCGGCGGGACGCTGTTCGGCAACGGCGGCAATGGCGGCGTCGGTGGTTCGGGCGGCGTCGGCGGCGGCGGCGCGTCCGGCGGTGCGGGCGGTATCGGTGGCGACGCCGGCAGCGCGACGGTCGACGGCACCAGCAGCTCCCCCATTATCTTGGCCAACGGGGGAGCGGGCGGTAACGGCGGTGCAGGCGGCGAGGGTGGCACCGGCGGCACCGGTGGGGCCGGCGGCGCGGGCGGTAACGGCGGTGCGGCAGTTGGGCTGTTCGGCAACGGCGGCAACGGCGGCAATGCCGGGGCCGGCGGGGCCGGCGGCCTCGGCGGGGTCGGCGGGGCGGGCGGCGACGCCGGCACCGGCGGCAACGGTAACGGCGTCGATGGGGTTGCCACCGTCGGTGGCGCCGGTGGCACCGGTGGCAACGCTGGCGACGGAGGCACTGGCGGAACCGGCGGCGTCGGAGGTGTTCCCGGTGGAATCGGTGGGCGCGGCGGACTCCTGAGCGGTGCCGTGGGTACCGGCGGTACCGCGGGACCTGGCGGAGCTGGCGGCTCGGGTGGAGCTGGCGGCACATCCGTTGGCACTGGCGGCACCAGCGGCACTGGAGCGCTAAGCCCTCCCCCAGGAGTCAACGGCAACCCCGGCATCAACGGCGCGGACGGCGCACCAGGCTGA
- a CDS encoding PE family protein, with protein sequence MSSFVIASPDFQAAAAAVLAEINETIGAANAAAASSTTQVLAAASDEVSATIAKLFCGYGYEYQALSAQAAVFHAQFVRALNAGAGAYAAAEAANASSVQPRQPLQVLQRDVLAAVNAPTQVLLGRPLIGNGADATAPGQSGGNGGILYGNGGAGYTSTTPGVAGTNGGAAGLIGNGGAGGAGGAGAAGGNGGHGGWLYGNGGVGGNGGAAITPGGAGGNGGAGGHAVLIGSGGAGGHGGAGMAGADGVNSPAGTAAGPGISPNDVSGPGSQTGDSGTSGGSGTGPTPSGGTGGNGASATSTVGGSGVTATGGKGGNGGTAAVGGAGGDGGIGGSATVQGAGAATGGAGGAGTNAVASGSAGGAGGAGGAGSVVAGHNLTSGGHGGAGGDGAASSVSGGNGGAGGSGGAGGQGGFLAGNGGHGGSGGAGGAGASGAAGGAGGSGGDGGTAHVDEGSPFLSTAAGGGNGGDGGDGGSSLGVGGAGGAGGAGGSGGAGSRLFGTGGNGGAGGVGGAGGVGGSGGAGGAGGLGGDASINAGTDRTIGGAGGNGGDGGHGADGGDGGAGGAAGAAGSGGLLGGGSGSDGAAGLGGAAGAGGAGGTAGPRGAGGSGTLTRGDGLDGTPGTGGNPGAPG encoded by the coding sequence ATGTCGTCATTTGTGATCGCGAGTCCTGATTTTCAGGCGGCTGCCGCAGCCGTTTTGGCCGAGATCAACGAGACTATTGGGGCGGCCAATGCGGCCGCGGCCAGCTCGACCACGCAGGTGCTGGCCGCGGCTAGCGATGAGGTGTCGGCGACGATCGCGAAGTTGTTTTGCGGCTACGGCTACGAGTATCAGGCGCTGAGTGCTCAGGCCGCGGTGTTTCATGCGCAGTTCGTGCGGGCTCTCAATGCCGGCGCGGGCGCGTATGCGGCTGCCGAGGCCGCCAATGCGTCGTCCGTGCAGCCCAGGCAGCCCTTGCAGGTCTTGCAGCGGGACGTATTGGCTGCGGTGAACGCGCCTACTCAGGTGTTGTTAGGGCGCCCACTCATCGGCAATGGCGCCGATGCGACCGCGCCGGGACAAAGCGGAGGTAACGGCGGGATTTTGTACGGCAATGGTGGTGCCGGCTACACCAGCACGACTCCGGGAGTGGCGGGCACCAACGGCGGGGCGGCAGGGCTCATCGGCAACGGTGGGGCCGGTGGGGCCGGTGGGGCTGGCGCGGCCGGCGGTAACGGCGGCCACGGCGGGTGGTTGTACGGCAACGGTGGGGTTGGTGGGAACGGCGGAGCCGCGATTACCCCCGGTGGGGCCGGTGGCAACGGCGGTGCCGGCGGTCATGCGGTATTGATCGGCAGCGGCGGCGCCGGGGGGCATGGTGGTGCTGGAATGGCCGGGGCTGACGGTGTCAATTCCCCCGCCGGTACCGCGGCCGGCCCCGGCATTAGCCCAAACGACGTATCTGGGCCTGGTAGTCAAACGGGCGACAGCGGAACCAGTGGCGGCAGCGGCACCGGCCCGACACCCAGTGGTGGCACAGGCGGCAACGGCGCCAGCGCAACGTCCACGGTGGGCGGCAGCGGGGTCACCGCCACCGGGGGTAAGGGCGGCAACGGCGGTACCGCCGCCGTTGGCGGCGCTGGCGGTGACGGCGGGATCGGCGGCAGCGCTACGGTCCAGGGTGCCGGCGCGGCCACCGGTGGTGCCGGTGGAGCGGGGACCAACGCCGTGGCTTCCGGCAGCGCGGGCGGCGCCGGTGGCGCCGGCGGCGCTGGCTCCGTGGTCGCGGGTCACAACCTCACCTCTGGCGGCCACGGTGGTGCTGGCGGCGACGGGGCCGCGAGTTCGGTGTCCGGCGGCAACGGCGGCGCTGGCGGAAGCGGTGGTGCCGGAGGTCAGGGCGGGTTTTTGGCCGGCAACGGCGGTCATGGCGGCTCGGGTGGTGCGGGCGGCGCTGGCGCTAGCGGTGCGGCCGGTGGGGCAGGCGGCAGTGGTGGTGACGGCGGCACCGCGCACGTCGACGAGGGCAGCCCGTTCCTGTCCACCGCTGCCGGTGGCGGTAACGGGGGTGACGGCGGTGACGGCGGCAGCTCACTCGGTGTCGGTGGGGCCGGTGGCGCGGGTGGTGCGGGCGGCAGCGGTGGAGCCGGTTCGCGGCTGTTCGGCACGGGCGGAAATGGTGGGGCTGGTGGTGTCGGCGGGGCTGGTGGGGTCGGCGGAAGCGGTGGTGCCGGCGGTGCGGGTGGTCTCGGTGGTGACGCCAGCATCAACGCTGGCACGGACCGGACCATCGGTGGGGCCGGCGGCAATGGTGGTGACGGCGGCCACGGCGCTGACGGCGGCGATGGCGGCGCGGGCGGTGCTGCCGGCGCGGCTGGATCCGGAGGGTTGTTGGGGGGCGGCTCGGGCAGCGACGGTGCCGCGGGCTTGGGCGGTGCGGCCGGGGCGGGTGGTGCGGGCGGAACCGCCGGCCCCCGAGGTGCCGGTGGTTCCGGGACCCTAACCAGGGGCGACGGCCTCGACGGCACGCCGGGCACCGGCGGCAACCCCGGCGCGCCAGGCTAA